In Agrobacterium sp. RAC06, a single window of DNA contains:
- a CDS encoding PAS domain-containing protein produces the protein MSFGEFRDSNLRAMFEAVSLKNLQLQQAIRNGDDHLVRMLDREIDPLIATLVNYRATDLDDVYLQMRLLTKLLREDADDGACVLRHASMLSLLIERYFGPKRSDQSPAPRVFDTRQPRDGDDEQLNEAILNNLPERVAVVTRDCRYLFANTAMASMLGMRQIELIGRSVFDLGLAAGGHDWLQDALDSAFAGRSGSFVARMSAATVTGDMPARFSPFRAADGSISGAILTLGECEPVYGGVAA, from the coding sequence ATGTCTTTTGGCGAATTCCGTGATTCGAATCTGCGCGCAATGTTCGAAGCGGTTTCGTTGAAGAACCTTCAGTTGCAGCAGGCCATCCGCAATGGTGACGACCATCTCGTGCGCATGCTCGATCGCGAGATCGATCCGCTGATCGCAACGCTCGTCAACTACCGCGCCACGGATCTCGACGATGTCTATCTTCAGATGCGACTGCTGACGAAGCTGCTGCGGGAGGATGCCGATGACGGGGCCTGCGTGCTGCGCCACGCCTCCATGCTGTCCTTGCTGATCGAGCGCTATTTCGGTCCGAAACGCAGCGATCAGAGCCCAGCACCGCGGGTTTTCGACACGCGCCAGCCGCGTGATGGTGACGATGAGCAGCTGAACGAGGCGATCCTCAACAACTTGCCGGAACGTGTGGCCGTGGTGACGCGCGACTGTCGCTATCTCTTCGCCAACACGGCCATGGCCAGCATGCTCGGCATGCGGCAGATCGAGCTGATTGGACGCAGCGTCTTCGATCTCGGCCTTGCGGCCGGCGGTCATGACTGGCTTCAGGATGCGCTCGATTCGGCCTTTGCAGGACGTTCGGGATCCTTTGTCGCCCGGATGTCGGCCGCAACCGTCACCGGCGACATGCCGGCTCGTTTCAGCCCGTTTCGGGCCGCAGACGGTAGCATTAGCGGTGCCATCCTGACGCTTGGGGAATGCGAGCCGGTCTATGGTGGCGTCGCCGCCTGA
- a CDS encoding hemerythrin domain-containing protein — protein sequence MLTNIENSKRSASDTWTGNRLLDAGKRDLAWLHRAHTEQLALCRELEEIADSLPASINRQKCIYAAKALGPLIKGIHHYEETVLFPQLQSSPDATDALGPTLERLKFEHCEDECFAEELTDALLKLGSGDRVNMEAVGYMLRGFFEGIRRHIAFEREHLLQGVTD from the coding sequence ATGCTGACGAATATCGAGAACAGCAAGCGGAGTGCGAGCGACACATGGACGGGCAACCGCCTGCTCGATGCAGGCAAGCGCGACCTCGCCTGGCTTCACCGCGCTCACACCGAACAGCTCGCGCTCTGCCGGGAACTGGAAGAGATCGCCGACTCATTGCCGGCAAGCATCAACCGGCAGAAATGCATCTATGCGGCAAAGGCGCTCGGCCCGCTCATCAAGGGCATCCATCACTACGAGGAGACGGTGCTGTTTCCGCAGCTACAGTCGAGCCCCGACGCGACGGACGCATTGGGACCGACGCTGGAGCGGCTAAAGTTCGAGCATTGCGAGGACGAGTGCTTCGCCGAGGAACTGACGGATGCGCTGCTGAAGCTGGGATCCGGAGATCGTGTGAACATGGAGGCCGTCGGCTACATGTTGCGAGGCTTCTTCGAGGGTATCAGACGCCACATCGCCTTCGAGCGAGAACATCTGCTTCAGGGCGTCACGGATTGA
- the ccoN gene encoding cytochrome-c oxidase, cbb3-type subunit I, protein MNYTLETLVMAVLAFAALLGVAFAHDSLFAAHMWVAFFVLAGGTIIMLRRMQFAPTTASSSSSGQSKATQSEYFDDVVRYGVIATVFWGVVGFLVGVVVALQMAYPQLYIEPWFTFGRLRPLHTSAVIFAFGGNALIATSFYVVQRTSRARLFGGNLGWFVFWGYQFFIVMAATGYLLGITQGREYAEPEWYVDIWLTVVWVAYLITFMGTILNRKEPHIYVANWFYLSFIVTIAMLHIVNNLAMPVSFLGVKSYSAFSGVQDALTQWWYGHNAVGFFLTAGFLGMMYYFVPKQAGRPVYSYRLSIIHFWALIFMYIWAGPHHLHYTALPDWAQTLGMVFSIMLWMPSWGGMINGLMTLSGAWDKIRTDPIIRMMVIAIAFYGMSTFEGPMMSIKAVNSLSHYTEWTIGHVHSGALGWVGMITFGAIYYLTPKLWNRNRLYSMRMVNWHFWLATLGIVVYAAVLWVAGIQQGLMWREYDDQGFLVYSFAESVAAMHPYYVLRTIGGVMYLLGGIIMAYNVAMTILGYERQEAPIAGTVVPAAAQPAE, encoded by the coding sequence ATGAACTATACGTTAGAGACACTGGTGATGGCGGTACTCGCCTTCGCCGCGCTGCTCGGGGTGGCTTTCGCCCATGACAGCCTCTTCGCGGCCCATATGTGGGTCGCCTTCTTCGTGCTCGCGGGGGGCACGATCATCATGCTGCGCCGGATGCAGTTTGCACCGACCACGGCATCCTCCTCCTCTTCCGGCCAGTCCAAGGCAACACAGTCGGAGTATTTCGACGACGTGGTGCGTTACGGCGTCATCGCCACCGTCTTCTGGGGCGTCGTCGGCTTCCTGGTCGGCGTTGTCGTCGCGCTGCAGATGGCCTATCCCCAGCTCTATATCGAGCCCTGGTTCACCTTCGGCCGCTTGCGTCCCCTCCACACCTCAGCCGTTATCTTTGCCTTCGGTGGCAATGCGCTGATCGCCACGTCGTTCTACGTCGTCCAGCGGACCTCGCGTGCACGTCTGTTTGGCGGCAATCTCGGCTGGTTCGTTTTCTGGGGATACCAGTTCTTCATCGTCATGGCGGCGACCGGCTATCTTCTGGGCATCACCCAGGGCCGCGAATATGCCGAACCGGAATGGTATGTGGACATCTGGCTGACCGTGGTCTGGGTCGCCTATCTGATCACTTTCATGGGTACGATCCTGAACCGCAAGGAGCCGCATATCTATGTGGCGAACTGGTTCTACCTGTCCTTCATCGTCACCATCGCGATGCTGCATATCGTCAACAATCTGGCGATGCCGGTATCCTTCCTTGGCGTGAAGAGCTACTCGGCCTTCTCGGGCGTGCAGGATGCGCTGACCCAGTGGTGGTACGGCCATAACGCCGTCGGCTTCTTCCTGACTGCCGGCTTCCTCGGCATGATGTACTACTTCGTGCCCAAGCAGGCTGGTCGCCCTGTCTATTCCTACCGCCTGTCGATCATCCACTTCTGGGCGCTGATCTTCATGTATATCTGGGCAGGTCCCCACCACCTGCATTACACGGCTTTGCCTGACTGGGCGCAGACGCTCGGCATGGTGTTCTCGATCATGCTCTGGATGCCGTCCTGGGGTGGTATGATCAACGGCCTGATGACGCTGTCTGGCGCCTGGGACAAAATCCGCACCGATCCGATCATCCGCATGATGGTGATTGCCATTGCCTTCTACGGCATGTCGACCTTCGAAGGCCCGATGATGTCGATCAAGGCCGTCAACTCGCTCAGCCACTACACCGAATGGACCATCGGTCACGTTCACTCGGGCGCTCTCGGCTGGGTCGGCATGATCACCTTCGGCGCCATCTATTACCTGACGCCCAAGCTGTGGAACCGCAACCGCCTCTACTCGATGCGCATGGTCAACTGGCACTTCTGGCTCGCGACGCTCGGCATCGTGGTCTATGCCGCCGTGCTCTGGGTCGCCGGCATCCAGCAGGGTCTGATGTGGCGTGAATACGACGATCAGGGCTTCCTGGTCTACTCCTTCGCCGAATCGGTCGCTGCCATGCATCCCTACTACGTGCTGCGGACAATCGGCGGTGTCATGTATCTCTTGGGCGGCATCATCATGGCCTACAACGTCGCCATGACCATTCTCGGCTACGAGCGTCAGGAAGCACCGATCGCCGGAACGGTCGTGCCGGCTGCCGCGCAGCCTGCTGAATAA
- the ccoO gene encoding cytochrome-c oxidase, cbb3-type subunit II, which produces MSILDKHAILEKNASLLFLGSLVVVTIGGIVEIAPLFYLENTIEKVEGMRPYSPLELAGRNIYIREGCYVCHSQMIRPFKDEVERYGHYSLAAESMYDHPFQWGSKRTGPDLARVGDRYSNEWHVQHLVNPRDVVPESIMPGYAFLKETPLKITSIGMMLQANRTVTVPYTDEMIAEAEADLTAQADPNADTTGLMERYPKAKVGDFDGDPAKLTEMDALVAYLQMLGTLVDFSTYDDASGYR; this is translated from the coding sequence ATGTCCATTCTTGATAAACACGCAATCCTCGAGAAGAACGCGAGCCTTCTCTTCCTCGGTTCGCTGGTGGTCGTGACCATCGGCGGTATCGTTGAAATCGCTCCGCTCTTCTATCTCGAGAACACGATCGAAAAGGTGGAGGGCATGCGGCCCTACTCGCCGCTCGAACTCGCCGGCCGCAACATCTACATCCGTGAAGGCTGCTATGTCTGTCACAGCCAGATGATCCGGCCGTTCAAGGACGAGGTCGAGCGCTACGGCCACTACAGCCTCGCAGCGGAATCGATGTACGACCATCCGTTCCAATGGGGATCGAAGCGAACCGGGCCTGACCTCGCGCGCGTCGGTGACCGCTATTCCAACGAGTGGCACGTCCAGCATCTCGTCAATCCCCGCGACGTGGTGCCGGAATCGATCATGCCTGGCTATGCCTTCCTGAAGGAAACGCCGCTCAAGATCACGAGTATCGGCATGATGCTCCAGGCCAACCGCACCGTCACCGTCCCCTATACGGACGAGATGATTGCCGAGGCCGAAGCCGATCTCACGGCACAGGCTGATCCGAACGCCGATACGACAGGCCTGATGGAGCGCTATCCGAAGGCCAAGGTCGGTGATTTCGACGGCGATCCTGCCAAGCTGACAGAGATGGACGCGCTCGTCGCCTATCTGCAGATGCTCGGCACGCTGGTCGACTTCTCCACCTATGACGACGCAAGCGGTTACCGCTGA
- a CDS encoding CcoQ/FixQ family Cbb3-type cytochrome c oxidase assembly chaperone: protein METYTAMRQFADSWALLAMTLFFVGVVLFTFRPGGKKSADDAASIPLKED, encoded by the coding sequence ATGGAAACCTATACCGCCATGCGCCAATTCGCCGACAGCTGGGCTCTGCTTGCAATGACCCTGTTCTTCGTCGGCGTCGTCCTCTTCACATTCCGCCCGGGCGGCAAGAAATCTGCCGACGACGCGGCCAGCATCCCTCTCAAGGAGGATTGA